In the genome of Longimicrobiaceae bacterium, the window TGCGCGATGCCGACGTGCTGCTGCTCCAGGAGATGGACGAGGACGCGACCCGTCGCGTGGCCGAGGAGATGGGCATGCGCTGGGTGTACTACCCTGCGCTGTGGCACTACAAGACGCACCGCAACTTCGGCAACGCGGTGCTGTCGCGCTGGCCCATCGTGGACGACGGCAAGATCCTGCTGCCGCACTTCGGCCTCGTAGGGCACACGCGGCGGGTGGCGGCGGCAGCGACGATCCGTGTGGGCGAGCGGGAGGTGCGCGTGTACTCGGTGCACCTGGGCACCATGGTGAACGAGGGCCCCGCCGCGCGCCGCGACCAGCTCAACGCCGTGCTCGCCGATGCCGCGCGCTTTCCGCACGTGGTGATCGGCGGGGACATGAACGCGCACGGCGTGGGGCGCGCGGCCACCGCGGCCGGCTACGCCTGGCCGACCGAGAACGGGCCGAGGACCACCAAGTTCGGCCGCTTCGACCACGTATTCCTCAAGGGCATCGCGAGCCCCGCATCCACTGCCGCCGGCACCATCCTGGACGTGCACGGCGCCAGCGACCACCTCGCCGTCTGGACGGTCGGCCTCCTCCGCTGACCGTCGCGGGATCGGCCGCGCCCTGCTGCGGACGTCGTCGCGACATCTCCCGCATCTCCAGCCTCGCAATCTCGCATCTCCCC includes:
- a CDS encoding endonuclease/exonuclease/phosphatase family protein — protein: MRRHSSFLATLLLLGACHSGYNYPLASGPRFTGEPRVARAAGSPDTLRIASFNLEFALHVDSALATIRAEPALRDADVLLLQEMDEDATRRVAEEMGMRWVYYPALWHYKTHRNFGNAVLSRWPIVDDGKILLPHFGLVGHTRRVAAAATIRVGEREVRVYSVHLGTMVNEGPAARRDQLNAVLADAARFPHVVIGGDMNAHGVGRAATAAGYAWPTENGPRTTKFGRFDHVFLKGIASPASTAAGTILDVHGASDHLAVWTVGLLR